The Microbacterium sp. Nx66 genome contains a region encoding:
- a CDS encoding YaaA family protein gives MKILLPPSETKREGGDCGPLDVPALALPDLTPQRTAVIDALVALAADEDASRRVLKLSDRQRGDIAHNRVMRSAPTMPAVDRYTGVLFDALDAASLSTASRRWLDAQVWIHSAPFGPVAALDAIPTYRLAAGTTLPGMPPLRRHWADPTAAAIAADAPAFVLDLRSEAYAALGPVPAGVPSVYVRVVTAQGRALNHFNKKSKGLLVRALAEDRPRLGSLRGLHRWAQAHDVVLRDGAAPGEIELVVAD, from the coding sequence ATGAAGATCCTGCTTCCGCCGTCCGAGACCAAGCGCGAGGGCGGTGACTGCGGCCCGCTGGATGTGCCCGCGCTGGCACTCCCGGACCTCACACCGCAGCGGACCGCCGTGATCGACGCTCTCGTGGCTCTCGCCGCCGATGAGGACGCGAGCCGGCGCGTGCTGAAGCTGAGCGATCGGCAGCGGGGGGACATCGCGCACAACCGTGTCATGAGGAGCGCGCCCACGATGCCCGCGGTGGACCGCTACACCGGTGTACTGTTCGACGCCCTCGACGCGGCGTCGCTCTCGACCGCCTCCCGTCGCTGGCTGGACGCCCAGGTGTGGATTCACAGCGCTCCGTTCGGCCCGGTCGCGGCCCTGGACGCGATCCCGACCTATCGCCTGGCAGCCGGCACCACGCTTCCGGGGATGCCGCCGCTGCGTCGCCACTGGGCCGATCCGACGGCGGCGGCGATCGCGGCCGATGCCCCGGCTTTCGTGCTCGATCTGCGCAGCGAGGCGTACGCGGCACTCGGACCCGTGCCGGCCGGGGTGCCGTCCGTGTACGTGCGGGTCGTCACGGCGCAGGGGAGGGCGCTGAACCACTTCAACAAGAAGTCCAAGGGGCTGCTCGTCCGGGCACTTGCCGAGGACCGGCCACGTCTCGGCTCGCTCCGTGGGCTGCACCGGTGGGCACAGGCGCACGACGTCGTTCTGCGGGACGGCGCCGCACCGGGGGAGATCGAGCTGGTCGTCGCCGACTGA
- the atpE gene encoding ATP synthase F0 subunit C produces MDATTVLAEINGHLAAVGYGLAAIGPAIGVGIVVGKTIEGVARQPELAGRLQVLMWIGIAFTEALAFVGIAVGFIPFP; encoded by the coding sequence GTGGACGCAACTACGGTTCTCGCTGAAATCAACGGCCACCTCGCGGCGGTCGGCTACGGCCTCGCGGCCATCGGCCCGGCCATCGGTGTGGGCATCGTGGTCGGCAAGACCATCGAGGGCGTCGCCCGTCAGCCCGAGCTGGCCGGTCGCCTGCAGGTCCTCATGTGGATCGGTATCGCCTTCACCGAGGCGCTTGCGTTCGTCGGCATCGCCGTCGGATTCATCCCCTTCCCGTAA
- the atpB gene encoding F0F1 ATP synthase subunit A — MTPRLASSDGEFHGPSIDEFFPEILFHVGPIPVNRIHLIQLLSVIAVVLILWLGTRRMKVVPGRFQSLVEMGLGFVRGGIAHDLLGRKDGDRFLPILTTIFFMVLFMNVTGIIPFLNMPGTAIIAVPLTLAVVSYVTFIYAGIKKSPKNFFKNALFPSGVPWPVYFIVTPIELISTFIIRPVTLTLRLLMNLVVGHMILVLCFAATQFFFFTAGGGWAALGIGTLAFGGAFTLFEILVAVLQAYVFTVLTAVYIQLAVAEEH; from the coding sequence CTGACCCCCCGACTCGCGTCCTCTGATGGCGAGTTCCACGGCCCTTCGATCGATGAGTTCTTCCCGGAGATCCTCTTCCACGTCGGACCCATCCCGGTCAACCGGATCCACCTGATCCAGTTGCTCTCGGTGATCGCCGTCGTCCTGATCCTCTGGCTCGGCACCCGCCGCATGAAGGTCGTGCCCGGCCGGTTCCAGAGCCTCGTCGAGATGGGCCTCGGCTTCGTCCGCGGCGGCATCGCGCACGACCTGCTCGGCCGCAAGGACGGCGACCGCTTCCTGCCGATCCTCACCACGATCTTCTTCATGGTGCTGTTCATGAACGTGACGGGAATCATCCCGTTCCTGAACATGCCGGGAACGGCGATCATCGCGGTGCCGCTCACGCTCGCCGTGGTCAGCTACGTCACGTTCATCTACGCCGGCATCAAGAAGAGCCCGAAGAACTTCTTCAAGAATGCGCTCTTCCCGTCCGGCGTGCCGTGGCCGGTCTACTTCATCGTCACGCCGATCGAGCTCATCTCGACGTTCATCATCCGCCCGGTGACCCTCACCCTGCGACTGCTGATGAACCTCGTCGTCGGCCACATGATCCTGGTCCTCTGCTTCGCGGCGACCCAGTTCTTCTTCTTCACCGCGGGCGGCGGCTGGGCTGCCCTCGGTATCGGAACCCTCGCCTTCGGCGGTGCCTTCACTCTCTTCGAGATCCTGGTCGCCGTCCTGCAGGCCTACGTCTTCACCGTCCTCACCGCGGTCTACATCCAGCTCGCGGTCGCAGAAGAGCACTGA
- a CDS encoding F0F1 ATP synthase subunit epsilon — MALHVSLVSADAEVWTGEASLVVAKTVEGEIGFMSGHEPVLAILAEGQVRITQTDGAKVLANAQDGFLSMEGDVLTIVAGNAALIS; from the coding sequence ATGGCGCTGCATGTCAGCCTCGTCTCCGCCGACGCGGAGGTCTGGACGGGAGAGGCGAGCCTCGTCGTCGCCAAGACCGTCGAGGGCGAGATCGGCTTCATGTCCGGTCACGAGCCGGTGCTGGCCATCCTCGCCGAGGGTCAGGTCCGGATCACCCAGACGGATGGCGCCAAGGTGCTGGCGAACGCGCAGGACGGCTTCCTCTCCATGGAGGGCGACGTCCTGACGATCGTGGCCGGCAACGCGGCACTCATCTCCTGA
- a CDS encoding large exoprotein, with translation MGYDDYGAGYLGLLFAYFFVILLIAVAGYVLVSLFYMKIFQKAGVQGNWRAWVPVYNMMIFFKLGDLSPWLVLYGIAGTALLSWIGIGFLFSLALSVLSVIAAWRVGLKLQKDAVWVVLYVFLSIVWLGINAFDKSRWNPNIQPASWAGNGFLGDRTVWDGIPVQPAAAAPQQGYGAPQGYGAPQGYGTPPQGYAPPTQAYTPPSAPGYAPPAGPAAPATGAPIPPVPPTTPPAPPAAPPTTPPAPPAAPPAAPPAPPTTPNDPTQPPA, from the coding sequence ATGGGTTACGACGACTACGGAGCGGGCTATCTCGGCCTGCTCTTCGCCTACTTCTTCGTCATTCTGCTGATCGCGGTCGCCGGGTACGTCCTGGTGTCGCTCTTCTACATGAAGATCTTCCAGAAGGCCGGCGTGCAGGGCAACTGGCGTGCCTGGGTGCCCGTCTACAACATGATGATCTTCTTCAAGCTCGGTGACCTGAGCCCGTGGCTCGTCCTGTACGGCATCGCCGGCACGGCCCTGCTGAGCTGGATCGGCATCGGCTTCCTGTTCTCGCTCGCGCTCTCGGTGCTCTCGGTCATCGCCGCGTGGCGCGTGGGCCTCAAGCTCCAGAAGGACGCCGTCTGGGTCGTCCTCTACGTCTTCCTCTCCATCGTCTGGCTCGGTATCAACGCGTTCGACAAGTCGCGCTGGAACCCGAACATCCAGCCGGCCTCCTGGGCGGGTAACGGCTTCCTCGGCGACCGCACGGTGTGGGACGGCATTCCCGTCCAGCCGGCAGCGGCCGCCCCGCAGCAGGGCTACGGTGCGCCGCAGGGATATGGGGCACCGCAGGGCTACGGCACCCCGCCGCAGGGCTACGCGCCGCCGACGCAGGCGTACACGCCGCCTTCGGCACCCGGCTACGCGCCGCCCGCCGGCCCCGCCGCCCCGGCGACGGGTGCGCCGATCCCTCCGGTGCCGCCCACGACGCCTCCGGCGCCTCCCGCGGCTCCGCCCACGACGCCTCCGGCCCCGCCCGCGGCTCCTCCCGCCGCTCCTCCGGCGCCGCCGACCACACCGAACGATCCCACGCAGCCGCCTGCGTGA
- a CDS encoding F0F1 ATP synthase subunit gamma encodes MGAQLRVYKQKISSAQTTKKITKAMELIAASRIQKAMARVKASTPFARAVTRAVSAVATHSNVDHPLTREPETIRRSAVVIFSSDRGLAGAFNSQILREGLEVAELLREQGKEPVFYLVGRKAVGYFQFRRIAAAAEWTGDTDTPSFHTAEEISQTLLEAFNRGGEDGGVDEIHLVYNRFVSMMTQSPESVRLLPLEIAEADDSEAGSTVYPLYEFEPDAETVLDAILPVYIQSRVFNALLQSSAAKQAATQKAMKSASDNADKLITDYTRLRNNARQAEITQQIAEIVGGADALASS; translated from the coding sequence ATGGGCGCTCAACTCAGGGTCTACAAGCAGAAGATCTCTTCTGCTCAGACGACCAAGAAGATCACGAAGGCGATGGAACTCATCGCGGCTTCGCGCATCCAGAAGGCGATGGCACGCGTCAAGGCGTCCACCCCCTTCGCGCGGGCCGTGACGAGGGCCGTGTCCGCCGTCGCGACGCACTCGAACGTCGACCACCCGCTCACCCGCGAGCCCGAGACGATCCGCCGCTCCGCGGTCGTGATCTTCTCGTCGGACCGCGGTCTCGCCGGAGCCTTCAACTCGCAGATCCTCCGTGAGGGTCTCGAGGTGGCGGAGCTCCTGCGCGAGCAGGGCAAGGAGCCGGTGTTCTACCTCGTGGGCCGCAAGGCCGTCGGGTACTTCCAGTTCCGTCGCATCGCGGCCGCTGCAGAGTGGACCGGCGACACCGACACCCCCTCGTTCCACACGGCGGAGGAGATCTCGCAGACGCTTCTCGAGGCCTTCAACCGTGGCGGCGAGGACGGCGGCGTCGACGAGATCCACCTCGTGTACAACCGCTTCGTCAGCATGATGACGCAGTCGCCGGAGTCCGTGCGCCTGCTGCCGCTGGAGATCGCGGAGGCCGACGACTCGGAGGCGGGCAGCACCGTCTACCCGCTGTACGAGTTCGAGCCCGACGCCGAGACGGTGCTCGACGCGATCCTGCCGGTGTACATCCAGAGCCGCGTCTTCAACGCCCTCCTGCAGTCGTCCGCCGCCAAGCAGGCCGCGACGCAGAAGGCGATGAAGTCGGCCAGCGACAACGCCGACAAGCTCATCACCGACTACACCCGCCTGCGCAACAACGCGCGTCAGGCCGAGATCACCCAGCAGATCGCCGAGATCGTCGGTGGCGCCGACGCTCTCGCATCGAGCTGA
- the atpA gene encoding F0F1 ATP synthase subunit alpha, with protein sequence MAELSISPDVIRDALKDFAAAYEPTGAAATEVGTVIDAADGIAHVEGLPGVMANELVTFADGTKGLALNLDEHEIGVVVLGDFTGIEAGQEVTRTGEVLSVPVGDGYLGRVVDPLGNPIDGLGAIATEGVRELELQAPGVMQRKSVHEPMQTGIKAIDAMIPVGRGQRQLIIGDRQTGKTAIAIDTIINQKANWESGDVNKQVRCIYVAIGQKGSTIASVKGALEEAGALEYTTIVAAPASDPAGFKYLAPYTGSAIGQHWMYGGKHVLIIFDDLSKQAEAYRAVSLLLRRPPGREAYPGDVFYLHSRLLERCAKLSDELGAGSMTGLPIIETKANDVSAYIPTNVISITDGQIFLQSDLFNANQRPAVDVGISVSRVGGDAQVKSIKKVSGTLKLELAQYRSLEAFAMFASDLDAASRRQLSRGARLTELLKQPQYSPYPVEEQVVSIWAGTNGKLDSIEVEDVLRFERELLDYLRRNTKVLDTLRETNVLDDATVAELDKQTDNFLLEFQGGKGHAIGAPGHEEHAAAEAEDVNQEKIVKGRRA encoded by the coding sequence ATGGCAGAACTATCGATCAGCCCCGACGTCATCCGTGACGCGCTGAAGGATTTCGCCGCCGCGTACGAGCCCACCGGGGCCGCGGCGACCGAGGTCGGCACCGTCATCGACGCCGCCGACGGCATCGCTCACGTCGAGGGACTTCCCGGCGTGATGGCGAACGAGCTCGTGACCTTCGCCGACGGCACCAAGGGTCTCGCGCTGAACCTCGACGAGCACGAGATCGGTGTCGTCGTCCTCGGCGACTTCACCGGCATCGAGGCCGGTCAGGAAGTCACCCGCACGGGTGAGGTCCTCTCCGTCCCGGTCGGCGACGGCTACCTCGGCCGTGTCGTCGACCCGCTCGGCAACCCGATCGACGGCCTCGGCGCGATCGCGACCGAGGGTGTCCGCGAGCTCGAGCTCCAGGCCCCCGGCGTCATGCAGCGCAAGTCGGTGCACGAGCCGATGCAGACCGGCATCAAGGCGATCGACGCGATGATCCCGGTCGGCCGCGGCCAGCGCCAGCTCATCATCGGCGACCGCCAGACCGGCAAGACGGCCATCGCGATCGACACGATCATCAACCAGAAGGCCAACTGGGAGTCGGGCGACGTCAACAAGCAGGTCCGCTGCATCTACGTCGCCATCGGTCAGAAGGGCTCGACCATCGCTTCGGTGAAGGGCGCGCTCGAGGAGGCCGGCGCTCTGGAGTACACCACCATCGTGGCGGCTCCGGCGTCCGACCCCGCCGGCTTCAAGTACCTCGCTCCGTACACCGGTTCGGCCATCGGCCAGCACTGGATGTACGGCGGCAAGCACGTCCTCATCATCTTCGACGACCTGTCGAAGCAGGCCGAGGCCTACCGTGCCGTCTCCCTGCTGCTGCGCCGCCCGCCGGGCCGCGAGGCCTACCCTGGCGACGTCTTCTACCTGCACTCCCGTCTGCTCGAGCGGTGCGCGAAGCTGTCCGACGAGCTCGGTGCGGGTTCGATGACCGGTCTTCCGATCATCGAGACCAAGGCGAACGACGTCTCGGCGTACATCCCGACCAACGTGATCTCGATCACCGACGGCCAGATCTTCCTGCAGTCCGACCTCTTCAACGCCAACCAGCGTCCTGCGGTCGACGTGGGTATCTCGGTGTCGCGTGTCGGTGGTGACGCTCAGGTGAAGTCGATCAAGAAGGTCTCCGGAACGTTGAAGCTGGAGCTGGCGCAGTACCGCTCGCTCGAGGCGTTCGCGATGTTCGCATCGGACCTCGACGCCGCTTCGCGTCGTCAGCTCTCGCGCGGTGCCCGTCTGACCGAGCTGCTCAAGCAGCCGCAGTACTCGCCGTACCCGGTGGAGGAGCAGGTCGTCTCGATCTGGGCCGGCACCAATGGCAAGCTCGACTCGATCGAGGTCGAGGACGTGCTGCGGTTCGAGCGCGAGCTGCTCGACTACCTGCGTCGCAACACGAAGGTGCTCGACACGCTGCGGGAGACCAACGTGCTGGACGACGCCACCGTCGCCGAGCTCGACAAGCAGACCGACAACTTCCTCCTGGAGTTCCAGGGCGGCAAGGGCCACGCCATCGGCGCCCCTGGCCACGAGGAGCACGCTGCGGCCGAGGCCGAGGACGTCAACCAGGAGAAGATCGTCAAGGGTCGTCGCGCGTAA
- a CDS encoding F0F1 ATP synthase subunit B, with amino-acid sequence MLNALVTNLAAEGEAANNPLIPAWYDIIWSGFWFLIILAVVWKVALPRLTKMLDERSAAIEGNIAKADEAQKQAEAALEEYTRQLAEARTEAGEIREAAREDGKKIIAEAKETAASEAARLTATAHTQIEAERQTALVSLRSEVGSLALDLAGGVVGETLSDDARAAAVVDRFLADLEASDLRQAQVPGGQS; translated from the coding sequence ATGCTGAACGCTCTTGTCACGAACCTCGCGGCTGAGGGTGAGGCGGCGAACAACCCGCTGATCCCCGCGTGGTACGACATCATCTGGTCGGGCTTCTGGTTCCTCATCATCCTCGCCGTCGTGTGGAAGGTCGCCCTTCCTCGTCTGACGAAGATGCTCGACGAGCGGTCCGCCGCCATCGAGGGCAACATCGCCAAGGCCGATGAGGCGCAGAAGCAGGCGGAAGCGGCTCTCGAGGAGTACACCCGACAGCTGGCCGAGGCACGCACCGAGGCCGGTGAGATCCGTGAGGCCGCCCGTGAGGACGGCAAGAAGATCATCGCCGAGGCGAAGGAGACCGCAGCCAGCGAGGCCGCGCGTCTGACCGCCACCGCGCACACGCAGATCGAGGCAGAGCGCCAGACGGCTCTCGTCTCCCTGCGCAGCGAGGTCGGCTCGCTCGCTCTGGACCTCGCCGGCGGCGTGGTCGGCGAGACGCTCTCCGACGACGCCCGCGCGGCCGCCGTGGTCGACCGCTTCCTCGCCGATCTCGAAGCATCCGACCTTCGACAGGCTCAGGTCCCGGGCGGGCAGTCGTAA
- the atpD gene encoding F0F1 ATP synthase subunit beta, with translation MTTTATAEQPATAVVGRVARVNGPVVDIEFPHDSIPDIYNALKTTIVMGEESTEITLEVAQHLGDDLVRAIALKPTDGIVRGQEVRDTGEAISVPVGDVTKGKVFNVIGEVLNLEPGETIEVTERWPIHRKAPNFDQLESKTQMFETGIKSIDLLTPYVLGGKIGLFGGAGVGKTVLIQEMIQRVAQDHGGVSVFAGVGERTREGNDLIHEMEEAGVFDKTALVFGQMDEPPGTRLRVALSALTMAEYFRDVQKQDVLLFIDNIFRFTQAGSEVSTLLGRMPSAVGYQPNLADEMGLLQERITSTRGHSITSLQAIYVPADDYTDPAPATTFAHLDATTELSREIASKGLYPAIDPLTSTSRIMDPRYLGEDHYRVATTVKQILQKNKELQEIIAILGVDELSEEDKIVVSRARRIQQFLSQNTYMAKKFTGVEGSTVPLKETIESFDAITRGDFDHVAEQAFFNVGGISDVEERWAQIQKENA, from the coding sequence ATGACCACCACCGCCACGGCTGAGCAGCCGGCGACCGCGGTCGTCGGGCGCGTCGCCCGCGTCAACGGTCCGGTTGTCGACATCGAGTTCCCGCACGACTCGATCCCCGACATCTACAACGCCCTGAAGACCACCATCGTGATGGGCGAGGAGTCCACCGAGATCACGCTCGAGGTCGCGCAGCACCTCGGCGACGACCTGGTCCGCGCCATCGCCCTGAAGCCGACCGACGGCATCGTCCGCGGTCAGGAGGTGCGCGACACCGGTGAGGCCATCTCGGTCCCCGTCGGCGACGTGACCAAGGGCAAGGTCTTCAACGTGATCGGCGAGGTGCTGAACCTCGAGCCCGGCGAGACCATCGAGGTCACCGAGCGCTGGCCGATCCACCGCAAGGCCCCGAACTTCGACCAGCTCGAGTCGAAGACGCAGATGTTCGAGACGGGCATCAAGTCGATCGACCTCCTCACCCCGTACGTGCTGGGTGGCAAGATCGGTCTCTTCGGTGGTGCCGGTGTCGGCAAGACCGTCCTCATCCAGGAGATGATCCAGCGCGTCGCGCAGGACCACGGTGGTGTGTCGGTGTTCGCCGGTGTCGGTGAGCGCACCCGTGAGGGCAACGACCTCATCCACGAGATGGAGGAGGCGGGCGTCTTCGACAAGACCGCCCTCGTCTTCGGCCAGATGGACGAGCCGCCGGGGACGCGTCTGCGCGTCGCCCTGTCGGCTCTGACGATGGCGGAGTACTTCCGTGACGTGCAGAAGCAGGATGTGCTGCTCTTCATCGACAACATCTTCCGCTTCACGCAGGCCGGTTCCGAGGTCTCCACGCTGCTGGGCCGCATGCCCTCCGCCGTGGGTTACCAGCCGAACCTCGCCGACGAGATGGGCCTCCTGCAGGAGCGCATCACCTCGACGCGCGGTCACTCGATCACCTCGCTGCAGGCGATCTACGTGCCGGCCGACGACTACACCGACCCGGCCCCGGCCACGACCTTCGCGCACCTCGACGCGACGACCGAGCTCTCCCGTGAGATCGCGTCGAAGGGTCTGTACCCGGCCATCGACCCGCTGACCTCGACGTCGCGCATCATGGACCCCCGCTACTTGGGCGAGGACCACTACCGCGTGGCCACGACGGTGAAGCAGATCCTCCAGAAGAACAAGGAGCTGCAGGAGATCATCGCCATCCTCGGTGTCGACGAGCTCTCCGAGGAAGACAAGATCGTCGTGTCGCGTGCACGTCGCATCCAGCAGTTCCTCTCGCAGAACACCTACATGGCGAAGAAGTTCACGGGCGTCGAGGGCTCGACCGTGCCGCTGAAGGAGACCATCGAGTCGTTCGATGCGATCACCCGGGGTGACTTCGACCACGTCGCCGAGCAGGCCTTCTTCAACGTCGGTGGCATCTCCGACGTGGAGGAGCGCTGGGCGCAGATCCAGAAGGAGAACGCCTGA
- a CDS encoding F0F1 ATP synthase subunit delta: MGSATAQALAASTQTLAAAKDVTLETARELFAAARAVGESSQLSGALADPSAPTSARQNVVSAVFGQYGSAAQDVLRTAVAERWSNASELIDGLEELAIRAATIAEPGADIEGELFGFSRVIAANPELELALGSRLGGEDAKAALVERLLVDASASAPTALIVTSLVRQPRERRVRQLLSRAMRIVSNQRGRLVATVHTATELSDAQRTRLGQTLSQRYGGQVSLNVVIDPSVVGGLRVQIADDVIDGSISARLADLRQKLAG; the protein is encoded by the coding sequence ATGGGCAGCGCGACCGCTCAGGCACTCGCGGCATCCACTCAGACGCTTGCCGCAGCGAAGGACGTCACCCTCGAGACCGCGCGCGAGCTGTTCGCGGCCGCGCGGGCCGTGGGCGAATCGTCTCAGCTGAGCGGCGCGCTGGCCGACCCCTCGGCTCCGACCTCGGCGCGGCAGAACGTCGTGTCCGCGGTGTTCGGGCAGTACGGCTCCGCGGCGCAGGATGTCCTGCGCACCGCTGTCGCCGAACGCTGGTCGAACGCCTCCGAGCTGATCGACGGTCTCGAGGAGCTCGCGATCCGGGCGGCGACCATCGCCGAGCCCGGCGCGGACATCGAGGGCGAGCTCTTCGGCTTCTCGCGGGTGATCGCGGCGAACCCGGAGCTCGAGCTCGCGCTCGGCAGCCGGCTCGGGGGAGAGGACGCCAAGGCCGCCCTGGTCGAGCGTCTCCTCGTCGATGCCTCCGCCAGCGCTCCGACGGCCCTCATCGTCACGTCCCTCGTGCGTCAGCCGCGCGAGCGCCGGGTGCGGCAGCTGCTGAGCCGGGCGATGCGTATCGTCTCGAACCAGCGCGGTCGCCTCGTGGCCACGGTGCACACGGCGACCGAGCTCAGCGACGCGCAGCGCACGCGACTCGGCCAGACGCTCTCGCAGCGATACGGCGGCCAGGTGTCCCTCAACGTCGTCATCGACCCCAGCGTCGTCGGAGGCCTGCGTGTGCAGATCGCCGATGACGTCATCGACGGCAGCATCTCCGCACGACTCGCCGACCTTCGCCAGAAGCTCGCGGGCTAA